The Chromatiales bacterium genome segment GGAGGCTTCATCAATCAAGCAAACCATGGGTTCTAAAATGCTTATCGTCACTCCCGGCATCCGCCCGATTGTGAATACTGATGACCAAAAGCGTACAGTTGATTTGAAAAGCGCTTTTAACAACGGAGCTGATTATATCGTTGTCGGTAGACCAATACGCGAAGCCTCATCACCACCCGATGCTGCCGCACAAATGCAAGCACAAATCAGCAAGATTTTTAATACATAAAAAATCGCATAAAAAAATCGTAGATCTGACCAAAATCCACCACCGAACTAGAGTGGCGAACCTGCAGTTGAAATTAATCGCACTACACGATGAAATTGGTATGCATTAAAGTTGGCCGCAATTGGGTTTCTAAATTATTGCCATAGACACGACCTCACTGTTGTGCCTAAAATAAAAATTTTGCAGACTAGTTAGTTTACCACTAACACTGGTAGTCGGGTTAGAGCTACCTGTTTCACTGAGAACTCAACCTCTAAAACTTTAGCTTACTCAGTTCTCTTTATTTGCATAACCAACCTGCACATTGTTCAGCTGTAGGGATAGTTCAATGCTTGCGGTATTTTTGCAGTACAATACTATTATGACTAAACCCAGTTACAGCCCTCCAAAATCCCCTCGCTTGTTCCTCATTGGTGTCGGCACGATATTGAGTTCCATGGTGCTCGGAGGTTTTTTATTGGGATATTGGGTGGATGGTTGGCTTGATACTAAACCCGTTTTTATGTTATTATTTGCCGGACTGGGATTCGTCGGTGGGACAATTCGGGTCTATAAATTATTGGTTAACTGAACATCAGCTGAATCTAAATCTCTACCTTCTTATAGCAATATCGTGGGACGTATTAATAAAGTATTAATATGGCAGTTTATTATGACACTTGCCATTGGTGCCATACTCTATGCATGGTTCGGAGTAGCACACGCGCAAGCGGCGCTGTTTGGTGGTTTGACTGCAGGGGTATTATCTCTACTGCTAAAGATAATGGTGGAGGTTTTTAATAGTCAATTGAGGGATAATAAAAAAGTCAATAAGAGTATATTGATGTTGCTGTTCATCCCCAGAATGTTAATAGTTATCTCTTTTTTCGCATATGGCATAGGCATATTGCATTTACAGCCGATACCAATGGTTG includes the following:
- a CDS encoding AtpZ/AtpI family protein; this encodes MTKPSYSPPKSPRLFLIGVGTILSSMVLGGFLLGYWVDGWLDTKPVFMLLFAGLGFVGGTIRVYKLLVN